The sequence GCTCTACAATGGTAAATGAATTTTTATAACATCTAATTGGATGAGAGGTTTGCTCATCTGATACGTGCGGATGGCATAGCCCATCTACACGTCACATGCTAGTGGGTCCATTATGTGGATGCCCTGGAACAAAAATCAGGTGGTCCACCATCCAGGAGCCACAGTTATGAAACGATCTGATCTTGCATTAGCTGTCCTTTCATTTCTAACATTGTGGCCAACCTGTTgggtggacccacctgatttggGCCAGACATACGCAGTGGTTCCTGCACCCATGTGCTACATGGCATGCGGTGGCGAGTTGAGGGCCTGCCCCATTCATGCACATGGGATCAGCAAACCAGTAAGTTACAATCACTGAAGTAGGAAGAAGATGGTCTCTGGCATCACTAGGAAATAAAAAATAGCGATGGGCTAGAATGCATGCCACACCACTCTGATTGCCATTCACCAAGGAAATGCGTGCCCtaattcctttttttctttttatttctttttctcagGTTGGTGATTTTGGAATCTTGGTAAGGTCAGGTTTCAGTGTGTCAAAAGCCCTCTTCTTCAATTTCCTGTCGGCACTGTCGGCTTTAGCAGGAACAGCATTGGTGAGTGCATTGCTGTCACGGCATATTTTCTATTAGTCCCAAAATTTGTTGAAGAGAACGGATTGAATGAACTTTGCTTGCTACTGTTATCACAGGCATTGCTCTTAGGACAGGAGCCCGGGCAATCTTCATTGATTGAGGTTAGAAATTTGCTTTATGAAGTGCCCATTTGAGTTTCATTCCTGCTTAGGCTACTCCCGAGGTTATGCTACTGTGATATATTCAGGCCACATGTCTGGTCggccccaccatgtatgtgcCTTCATTCAGAAAATCGCTGGTCACAGTTGTAATGTGGACCAAATATGCATATCGAGTGTGAACAGTTGGTCAATCTTTTCTAGTTCCCTATTTACTCGAGCAGCCTGATTTTATGGCCGTAGAACAAATGCAACTAGAAACACTCAATGTGGAAGCCAGATCTTGTACACGCACAAGGGAGTAGGATTGGCATTTCTTTTTAGCTTATTCAACTATGAAGTAAGGCTTTGTTAACACAGATCTATCTTTTCCTGCAGGGATTCACAGCAGGCGGTTTCATCTACATCGCAGTTGCTGGGGTGCTCCCggaaatgaataatgggaaggcAACAGTTAAAAGTACAGTAATTCAATTAACCTCCCTGATATCGGGAATGGCTGTTGCTCTATGCATTTCCCTTGTGGAGTAGTAGTGTACATTACCACCAATATCATCGACACCATTTTGTTCGGACGGATGAAAATTAATAAATCTTTTTTTCTCGCTTCCAAGAATTATTTAAGAGCAGTTCCATATCATTACTGCTGTTGCTTTTCTTTCTGTTGTGTATGAGAGGTATGATGCCTGTATTTCATTGATCcaggtcagtgggccccacgagctgGTCGCCAAggtgagcttggcacagctctgCTCCGTTCGGCCAGCAGCCTACCCCAGTTCGAGCCTGACTGGTCAGCTCAgcttggttcagtcagcagcttgggccagcttGAGTTTTCGAGCCCAGTTCGAGTTCGAGCtttcaagtcaagttgagcttggttctttttagtttttatatGGGCAGGCcgcttttcttttatatatataattgagtTATAACTCGAGCCGAGCTGAACCGAGTTGCCAGCTCAAGCTTGGCTTGAAATTCTTCcgagctcaaaaatcaggcccgAACCCAGCTTTCGAGTTGAGCGAGTTCTCGGTTCGTGTCCAGCTCTACAGCATGGATAGATGATAGACCAAAATACTCCAATGGATGGATTGTGTGATGGGGAAATTTTGGTGCGGCATTCTGCATCCTTGGAGAGGCCCGCTATATGGGTGACTTGGACCGTTGAAGTCAGGTGCCACGTATTTTGGTATGTACATGCGAGCGGCTCTACTTGTGTCAATGTGCACGTGTAtgagatccaggctgttcatccaGAGGTGCCATAATGTGTATCCTGTTTTTTAAAAATCATGATGCTCCAGTGCcgtgctgttgagggtcaaatattgtatattaggctcCAATTATTatctgattttacgaacatgataccgtttaaacggtcattttaatcgtgtttgtgctgcagggtgagtttaggagcctggactgaaaaagggtactaaaggtaTGGATTTAATACTCTAAAATCACTAAGGCGAAGAATGGACCTAGGGAACTAAGATCAAAAAATTTACACACCAGATgtctgaggaaatcaagccattcacgttaaagagggcCTGAAAGTCgttcagaatacaagatcacagggtttccaccatccgtttagctcgaaactttatatctatcttgaggatcacaaattaaccgtacacgtcgaaattcagctcttggatccctgtggaagtagcccaacggacagtTCACCCATAAATCTCCGATTCGTGGCCCAggtgagatctggatatgcttcgaaattggtttcaaccccttataTGAGGTGACACAATaattggacggagcggatttctccgaaatatcaaggtgggacccacttcatttGAGTGTGAGTGCACACTATCTGTGCACTCGCATTACACCAAACGAATTTAAATCGGTCAAACTGCCTTATACCGATGAAAACGGAAACAGCTCTGTTTCAGTTTTTCAGCGTCCGCATAGCGCGTTGCTGGGAGGATGCACGGCCCACCTTCATCATCCGGACGGctgatccaacccatccaatgcaCTCAGGAGGAGGAATCGACCGCACCCTAGGAGAGCTTGGCCCAAGACACGTCAGAATCTGCTCTCTTGCTCGCTGAAGGGTCGAATCATCACCAAACGAtagatcaggtggtccacatcaaaagacGTCAAAACACCATAAATACTACCGAAATTTCTCCatgaatctgatggacggagtggatttctcacacaactctgataatgggtcccaccgtcagcaCAGCGCTAGAAGCGCTGGCTCTGTTCGCTCGTCCAGACAGCCCCGAACGATCTAGGTCGTTCTACGACCATGGAAAGGATCGTTCCGACGATCCTTACCGTCCAAATTCACTCCATTGGGTGTCCGACCGGAGCCAAGATGACCGAATGGCTCAGATCTAGCATGCAAGATCTCCATGGGCCGAAAACGTTGGAAAAACCGGAACGGTTGCCGCTGTTGCTGCGTAAGGCTTTACGCACGAGGCTGATGCATTCCACCGACAGTTCTCTGCGTAAGAGTGGAGTCGGTTCTCCAAACCGACTTCCCCACCGACCTGTTGGCCGCACGtctataaagggagagagagagggccagCTATGGAATCATCCCTTGGACTGTGGAgcatgggcagccgtggaggcaaagTGGCTGGCcaagatcttcttccttctttctttttagtttttctttttcttttaatgctTTTCTGAGACTTTAGTCTGATCATaattatgattggctaaacctcttagctaggggtaagaggtgaagcttgtagtgtgatgggattggttttactgctttgattcatgttacttgaactctctttttatttaagtttgattaataggaatacctttagtttttaatggtttgttgtgacttaaattacagtggatccacgatagctttgagcatgttctaaccattatagggtttgtgaatttgggaaccctgttattcaccatcgtttcctgggcatggttggatgacggaatcccttctaacATTCACACATCCCTTAGAttagatgtggattggttaaattctattatttgctttgtctcatgaacatggttttgtgatggaatcaattctaattctcatacctatcatctcttgaaaactagatcaaaggatgtTCAGCTTTGGTTTTTAATgtgatatcttccaactggatgaagatgggattctgattccagttgtgttcgtgaattaaGCGTAGAtctcctgatctctacaagtggatcctctgaatccctagtttctcacctttgatttctacaaattttatttcttatttcaccattattcccctATATTCActttatttaaatttcatcttattctagttctagttctagttatttccagattacgtacaggttcagTCCTTGTGTATTCGATCTCGgttttaccgagtttattactatatcacaacactatacttggggtgtgaacacatgccgtacggcccacctgatgattgtcaCGCAGATTTTGAACCAAGGTACATACATGGTGGAGCCCCTATGATGATGATGCACAGATCTCATCCATATGTGCCGCATTAACATGCATAGTGAGCAGGAATTAGAAATTCCCTTCTCATTCTAAGTAGCACAACACTATCACACCCTCGCATTgttatgtagagcgggttgcaaacactttcatggcaaagatggaccaaagaaggcctaaTTGGAGGCGAAAGCAATCTGATCagtcagaaccttaaatcagtcgtaTCTCACAAGCAGGTATGAGTTTTTCGACAtgttatatataattttagggtcggaggacctacttaagccaaccaaccctaccatgccgggttgcccatgccagatttttgagatttcatcaaatcgaagatcaaaagtcccatttagtttcatttctactataaatagtaagtttttgtttGAGTATAATTTtttatcctttgagttgtagaagtcgtgtgtgtgtgtgtgtgtgtgtattaaagggcttagaaaagttaagagaataatgtggttgggccaaattggacacttactatttttggccgaaaaccacgGACTATAGTAGGAATAGAggtcgtttataaatagtaagttaccTATTTATGGCTTTTAGGGTGTTTGGGTTGGAGTcttaagtctaaaactccatcctaagGTTTGAGTcacttatttaaagagttgtaattttgtttttttttttttttcatcaatcaaattattttaaatttattaggaattattgtTGCTTTTGTCcatcgtggattcgaggaagctctacGAGGAGTCCACAAAGcttcatggatttggagtagttatcccttaaggaagacggtgattgacctcatcacgtccctttGTGCACCACATTGGCCCCACCCTATATGTTCTATGGTTCAAAAACAGTTATAATGCATACGGCCTCCATCTCACGATCAGATCAGTCCTGGATGATTCAACCAGTGGAAGATAATGCCATGAAATTACATACAGGTTGGCCCATATCACCCACATAGTAGGGTAATGGAATTGTCCATGTCTTTAATTGGTTGATGGTGTCCAGTTCTGCTTTTCCACTCCATCAATGTATGATTGTTTCAGTTCCAATCTGTTGTAGATATGACCATATTAAAATTTGTAGATCTTACTACATGAACACACCTGTGGCCCACCTTACCAAGGCCTGATTTTGAACTGTAACACATCCATATGTCCCATCCATAAACCATAGATCTCTCCCATATCTGACACATTGGCATTTGAACTGTGTAGACTAgaaggatcttttttttttcatgaaaccTAACTTTTCTTAATAAGCATAACAGGAAATCTTCCTCCATGTACAACAAGGAatctaggtgggcctcatgatttTAGCATGATCTTGGATTCTGCTGATTGGATCATGGATGTAGCATATGaaatggagaagaaaaagagCATAGATATGCAAGATTATTGTATATATAAAGAACAGTAACATCTAGACCATAAAAGCTAGTAGCAGTGATATGGGTTCAAGAGCATTATTTACAAGAATCCCCCAAAAGGCATTTCTCatctaaaacaaaaacaaaaacgaaaAACGAAAAAACCCcttctcaagatctcaagaagaagggaaaaaaaaaacaccggGAGTCTGTCTCTGATCCTCCACAGCAACTACATTTCTTGAAACTCAGATGAATATCTGGAGATTTGTAATGGTGGAATCCGCAGCAGGCCACTTGCTGCTCATCAAGATTCAAACTCGTTACATTCTCGGAGCATCTGTAAGATGGTACTACTTTGTGGTGGGGCCAGGACCGACGGGAGCCTAATACGGTCACGGGTGAGAGTCTGGTGCCTCTTGCGCACGGCGCGTGCTGGTGGCTGCATATCAACAACCATGCCATCTTCTTCTTCGTTCGTCGCCGAGAATTCCACCCTCTTCCGAAGGCTTTCTACGGCCCGCTCCTTCCGAGTGGCTCCGTCCTAAATGAACATGGAAAAGGAAAAATCTCAGAATGACCATTATGAGGAGAAATGGAGTTTGCTCATTTTACAGTTTTGTCAATGATTTGCAAGTAATTTTGATACTGAAACGAGCTCTCTATAGTGGCTGAGTCAATTCAGGTCGATTCTCCACATTTTACGGAGGAAATCATTGGATGATAGGATCAAGGAGAAGATTTTTGGATGCCTCTCATCCACAATGTAGCTAGGATCACTACAAAATGGCCCACCAGTTTAGGGGGGCGGGGATTTAAGCTTACATTGAGAACAGAGGAGTTGGGCATTGGGCATTTAACAGGTTGATCTTCGTCGGTGGGCTCGAGAGGGTGCTCTATTGGCTTAAATTCAACTTCGGATTCGATCCCATAACGGCTTCCACTGGCTGCAATGACAACACCATGGACCGGTCCTTCTCCGGCTTCGGCTTTCCCAGTCGCTTCAGCTCCCTTTGGGAGCAGGCAGTCCTTATCCTAAACAAGAAACAAGAATGAAatttgaaataagaaagaaaaattcaaaattttaaaaacccAATAAAATTCTGATGGGGAAATCCCCACCCAAGATCAGAAAGACAAAGTAAAGGATAGATAGAGGGGGGGGATGGGTCTCTTACTGAGCCATCTCCACATGAAAAACCCATGGAAATGGTCATTTGCTTCAAGGACTGAGGTTCATCAAAagcacaaaaaagaagaaaaagaagagagagagagagagagagagagagagagagagaataaaggaggagaaagaaaaaGTGAAGGTGGGAGCATTAAAAGAAGAGTACCAAGAAGGGGGAATGGAATCTCCTGTAGCCTTGAAAACGAGAAAAGATTCTCaccattttccttttcttctctctctctctctctcttctcctttacTAATCTCCCTCTTTTATACGAAAGCACACACAAGAGAGGAAAAGCACACACACAAGAGAGGAAAAGCAGAAGAAGATTTCACACTGCTCTACTCTCCTttgtagaaagagagagagagagagagagagccgttgGAGTTGGGAGAGAGAGCGTAAAGGGCGATGGAAAAGcctcatctgttttgaaaaaccGTTTTTTTCTTTGAGAAAAAATTTACATACTCTTGCAGAATGTATAGATGATACTCAGCCACGTTGGAATTACTGGTAATTTCATACCCACCCTCTAACTTATTcatattaaaccgtccaaattctgAATCTCAGCTCAGATGCATCGTAAAATTAAAATCACGGCTCATTTGATTATCTGACAGTCAGATtcgtagacatttattggacggttaaagttgaaaaaaaaaatctatagttGTATTTCAATGGACAAGTGAGCACGAATCAGAAGTTAGGATAgttctaaaattttgattttgggaCTGCCACAATgtagacggtttaatttgagttcgtGTATGCCACGTGTCCAATTCTAAGCGCGTGCGTAT is a genomic window of Magnolia sinica isolate HGM2019 chromosome 15, MsV1, whole genome shotgun sequence containing:
- the LOC131227772 gene encoding uncharacterized protein LOC131227772 isoform X2, translated to MTISMGFSCGDGSDKDCLLPKGAEATGKAEAGEGPVHGVVIAASGSRYGIESEVEFKPIEHPLEPTDEDQPVKCPMPNSSVLNDGATRKERAVESLRKRVEFSATNEEEDGMVVDMQPPARAVRKRHQTLTRDRIRLPSVLAPPQSSTILQMLRECNEFES
- the LOC131227772 gene encoding uncharacterized protein LOC131227772 isoform X1; translation: MVRIFSRFQGYRRFHSPFLDKDCLLPKGAEATGKAEAGEGPVHGVVIAASGSRYGIESEVEFKPIEHPLEPTDEDQPVKCPMPNSSVLNDGATRKERAVESLRKRVEFSATNEEEDGMVVDMQPPARAVRKRHQTLTRDRIRLPSVLAPPQSSTILQMLRECNEFES